A portion of the Babylonia areolata isolate BAREFJ2019XMU chromosome 4, ASM4173473v1, whole genome shotgun sequence genome contains these proteins:
- the LOC143281393 gene encoding uncharacterized protein LOC143281393 — MVVRQEDPPQTHRLLSAVRGPGARDDSLGSRASQPRCDPPDLQPQRQTWVSRVADCPAAPMVALECELALSGRLSPPADAPMSLPLQPAALPCPGGEIHSPPSSSSSSSPSLPHSPSPPPSSPLLPSDSSSSSSPITTCPGLKRKLPHHEDDEARGEGHSCPRTLHHLPSPGTTNLTCERCGQKNPNHIPAREEKKEEGEGGEPESKRRRLSHQCSEETEMMSVEHRVENNGSGPSHDMLVEATHVDLHMQHTLDVITLPGSAAATAAAVEPGSGSGLVRTSSPNVGSVAMDTDTDMAPLEDVMVGNDASGLPFVGDFLVTAAPEVPVSVVEVDIVAAGGGGGDPITVHSPSDPLRLSLITTTTTTTTTDTPSAVLKQSGGCDGGVTVGGGSSVSVGGSGSALVGGSGGVVGGDGGDISSEEGDDDAFTSEVCGSGSSSPPPPPPPLRPQRISPFLNTPKQRKEERRKVLKLSIHKMRAVEDPEHFLRRSVLINNTMKRLQQELREEKLRNSPRRSYYGLYRRASPFHYDDALNHNTTTNTTAHQHHLHHLNSYVLSDESFGLGLSGDNDRITDDMTDALVTRLEATSSPLVVPTPSPSPSPLDDPERCLVVDFPMPGVVGVGGEEEVVFPSTASDSVTSSVTVSMSMSMNTDLVALSSSSSPSSTFVVGEEEEEDDEPPSCPVSLSEGLCCSSSPSSASSLPVSSSLSSEAEGEEESAAGVLEVDCITSTVSDLMSSVTDMTSSPSLLSSSTTPSMLELTSANCVSSSSSSSSSSSSSCFSSCPVAVSCSGSGGSSSGGSGAADIDNAFVMSSSNVVRESPSPSPSQSPSSSCSSESQREKQLYTEMDVVFNNLIHALGDS; from the exons ATGGTGGTCAGACAGGAGGACCCCCCGCAGACTCACCGCCTCCTCTCTGCCGTCAGGGGGCCAGGTGCCCGTGACGACTCCCTGGGCAGCAGGGCCTCGCAGCCCCGCTGTGACCCCCCGGACCTCCAGCCGCAGCGCCAGACGTGGGTGTCGCGGGTGGCCGACTGCCCCGCCGCCCCTATGGTGGCTCTGGAGTGTGAGCTGGCCCTCTCCGGGAGGTTGTCGCCGCCAGCCGATGCCCCCATGTCCCTGCCTCTGCAGCctgctgccctgccctgccccggcGGAGAGATTCACtcgccgccctcctcctcctcctcctcctccccctccctgccgcactccccttcccctcccccttcttccccgctCCTGCCCTCagactcctcctcctcgtcctccccaaTCACCACATGTCCGGGCCTTAAAAGGAAGCTGCCTCACCATGAGGACGACGAGGCTCGCGGGGAAGGACACAGCTGTCCACgaaccctccaccacctcccctcccctggtACCACTAACCTCACGTGTGAGCGATGCGGGCAGAAGAACCCCAACCACATCCCcgccagagaagaaaaaaaagaagaaggagaaggaggagagccAGAAAGCAAACGAAGAAGACTTTCCCACCAGTGCTCCGAAGAAACGGAGATGATGAGCGTGGAGCATCGTGTGGAGAACAACGGTTCTGGACCCTCCCACGACATGCTGGTGGAGGCCACGCACGTGGACCTGCACATGCAGCACACCTTGGACGTGATCACTTTACCGGGCAGCGCggcggcaacagcagcagcagtagagccAGGTTCAGGTTCAGGCTTGGTCAGGACGTCGTCGCCCAACGTCGGCAGCGTCGCcatggacacggacacggacatggcGCCTCTGGAGGACGTGATGGTTGGGAACGACGCCTCGGGACTCCCCTTCGTGGGAGACTTCTTGGTGACGGCGGCACCGGAGGTTCCGGTGAGCGTGGTGGAGGTGGACATAgtggcagcaggaggaggaggaggtgacccTATCACGGTCCATTCTCCCTCAGACCCACTCCGCCTCTCCTTgataaccaccacaaccaccaccaccaccaccgacaccccGTCGGCGGTTCTTAAACAGTCAGGAGGCTGCGATGGTGGAGTTACTgtcggtggtggtagtagtgttagtgtcggtggcagtggtagtgctcttgttggtggtagtggtggtgtcgtAGGAGGTGACGGGGGCGACATCTCCTCGGAGGAGGGCGACGACGACGCCTTCACGAGCGAGGTGtgcggcagcggcagcagcagcccgccgccgccgccgccgccactgcGGCCGCAACGCATAAGCCCGTTCTTGAACACGCCGAAGCAGCGCAAGGAGGAGCGGCGCAAGGTGCTGAAGCTGTCCATCCACAAGATGCGCGCCGTGGAGGACCCTGAACACTTCCTGCGCCGCTCCGTgctcatcaacaacaccatgaaGCGGCTGCAGCAGGAGCTCAGAGAGGAGAAGTTGAGGaacag CCCCCGCAGAAGCTACTACGGCCTGTACCGCCGGGCCTCGCCCTTCCACTACGATGACGCCctcaaccacaacaccaccaccaacaccaccgcccaccaacaccacctccaccacctcaacAGCTACGTGCTCAGCGACGAGTCCTTCGGGCTCGGCCTGAGCGGCGACAACGACCGTATCACGGACGACATGACGGACGCTCTGGTGACCCGCCTGGAGGCCACCTCATCGCCCCTGGTGGTGCctaccccctcgccctccccgtCCCCGCTGGACGACCCCGAGAGGTGTCTGGTGGTGGACTTCCCCATGCCCggggtggtaggggttgggggggaggaggaggtggtgttcccctccaccgcc TCTGACAGCGTCACCTCCAGCGTCAccgtgtccatgtccatgtccatgaACACGGACCTGGTGGCgctgtcgtcgtcttcgtcgccGTCGTCGACGTTCGTggtgggagaagaggaagaagaggacgacgAACCCCCCTCATGCCCAGTGTCGCTGTCGGAAGGTTTGtgttgctcctcctccccctcctccgcttcCAGTCTCCCCGtctcgtcgtcgctgtcgtcggaggcggagggtgaggaggagtCGGCCGCGGGGGTGTTGGAGGTTGACTGCATCACTTCCACCGTGTCTGACCTGATGTCGTCAGTGACGGATATGACGTCATcgccgtcgttgttgtcgtcgtcgacgACGCCCTCGATGCTGGAGCTGACGTCAGCCAACTgcgtgtcttcttcctcttcctcttcctcctcctcttcttcctcttgtttttcGTCGTGCCCTGTCGCTGTGTCCTGCagcggtagtggtggtagtagtagtggtggtagtggtgcggCTGACATTGACAACGCGTTCGTCATGAGTTCCTCCAACGTGGTTCGCGAGTCCCCGTCTCCGTCCCCGTCCCAGTCGCCCAGCTCTTCGTGCTCCAGCGAGAGCCAGAGGGAGAAGCAGCTGTACACGGAGATGGACGTGGTGTTCAACAACCTGATCCACGCGCTGGGAGACAGCTAA